GTCCGCTGTTCCGACTGCAACGGGGAGGAGGCTCAAGGAAGCAGTATTCGCGTCTTCACTCCGCGTGACACCAACCATGCGTGGGATCTGGCTTTCCCCATGGTCATCGTTCCCCATCCAGATCAATTCGTCGGTATGCCACGATTCCTTCGAGAAGATTGTACTCTTTCGATCGTTGATTCTGCTGGCGGAGGAATAGCTCCGATCAGGCTCGCATAGAACGACTTGCGAGAAACACAAAGCTCGTGATTTGGCAGATTCACGAGTTTTTTTATTCTATTTTATTTTAAACTTTCTCTTTAATTCCGGGATATGGTTTTGGGCGGCAAGTTCGCCGGAATTAATAATATATCTTATTGTTTTTTCCGGTGAAATTATTCTTGCATTGTCAATATGAGGTTTGATTATTGTATAGTTTTTCTGTTTATACTCTTTTAATCTCAGATCAGCGATTTCTTCCTGCATGATCCTAATACTGATATCCAGTACTGTTAGGATGGAAGATCTCTCGTGCGTCTGCAGGTTTTTTTTCGGAGTGATATTCACTGTAATAAATTTTTTGATTTTTTTTGGTAAAATCGGAAAGGGCTGGTTGTTTATCACGCCGCCGTCAATATAGTAGTTATTTTTAATTTTTAATGGAGCGAAAACTCCCGGATATGCAGTACTTGCGTGGATTGCATTCATAATATTACCGGAATAAAAAATTCTTTCTTTACCTTCAGTAATGTTTGTTGCGTTGATATATAGTGGAATCTGAAGGTCACTAAAGTCTGTGACTCCGACAAAATCAATAAGAGCTTTTTCAAATTTACTCATTTTTTTGATTCCCAATTTGGAAAAAGAAAAGTCCACTAATCTGTGTAATCTTAGTGAGAGGATGAATTGCTCCATTTCTTCCGGTGTTCTGCCAGCCGCATAAGCAGTGCCGATTATACTACCCATACTGCAACCAGCGATTGCTGAGATTTGGATCCCTAGCCGATCGATAACCTTGAGCACTCCAATATGAGCTAATCCCAATAAACCACCACCACTTAGTGACAGGCCTATTTTTGCCATATGTATAAAATTATGATTATCCTATTAATTATTTTACTCTTATTTTAAAATATTGACAAAACATAAAATTTAGAGTATAATAGAATAAGAAACAAAAATAAAAAACATTTAAATATGGATATGAATACTAACAGTTATACAGCTGTTTTGGCTGATATTGGCCAAATATGCCATATAAATGCCACCATTAATAAAGTACGTTAATTGCGTGCTTTTTTTGTAAATATGGATGACTTGCTAAAAAACCAAAACCCGATTAAAAAGACTTTTATCTATATAAAAGCGCTTTTTTGCAAAAATCTTGCTTTGGAATACCACAAGGTAACGCCACAAACGGATCGGGGTGTCTACACACGCCCATATACTAATTTCAAACAGCTGATATGGACGATACGGTTTTTTGGCTTTATTCTGATTTTTTCAGCAATATTAATTCTAAATCTGGCTGATTCTAACGTAAGCACCGCGGCCAGTTCAATCAATATTTCAGGTCATGCTTACCAGGATTTCGGTAAAACGCCGATTGACGGTAGTGTTACCGCCAAAACAGTTCAGTTGAAGGTTGAAGGGGCTGGTGCTTATACAGATGAGATAACGACCGCCGATGGAGCCTGGTCTATATCAGCAGTGAATGTTAATTCTGGGGATATAGTTACGGTGTTTTTAGATGATGAATCAGAAGAGGCTACAACTGCTTTTATTACTGATGAAACGTCACAAGTGAACGTGAATTTGTATAGTAACTATGTAATTTTACGGTCAGATACGGGAACGATAACCAATAGTGATTTATTGACGGGAGATAATGGCGATGATGATATCAAATATATCGTTTCAGGGGCGGATATCAGTTTTGATCCGGGATTTAATTTATATATCTGGACGGGTGATATCTATACTCCGGGCGGTTTGGTAACAACCCAGGGCGGAGGAGATTTCCGGATCGGTGATGGTGCGACGGTAAATATGAATAATAATGCTGTTGCTGTCAGCGGTTCCTGGAAAAATGAAGGCACTTATAACCCTGGCAGTAATACGACAACACTGAATGCTTCTGCCGGCACAGAAGCTATTGATAATAGTGAAGCAGATTCTGTGGCGGGCGCCGATTTTAATGACTTGATAATTAATGATAGTGGGTCCGGTGCAGCTTATGTGCCAGGTGGCAATGTAGATGTGGCAAATAATATAACAATTGATGGTGGTACTTTAAATATGAGCGGTCCGCAAGTTTGGTATTTTACTGATGATACGGATGGTGCGGCAGCAAACAGTCGAAGGATGAAGTCGGAAGATCCAGCCGGGGTAGCCAGTGATATCGCAACTTGTTCTGATAGTGAGGTTGACCATAACAAACAATTTTGTGTTTTTTATCCGACAGGAACTTCGGGATTTATTGGTGCATCCCAACCTGCCACTTTCCAATCCCGTGCGTATATGTTAAATAATGGCATGCCGATTAACGGGTCCATTGCTGCGGGTAGTTGGTCAGTGAATCTTACTAGAGTGTATCATCAGGGTTATTATCAGTACGATACTATTGGTATCTCCGCGCGTCTTTGGAAGGTTAACTCTGATCTTAGCAGCCCAACTGCAATATCAAACTGGACTATAGTAGCGACAGGAAATACGGAAGGAGCTACCGATAATACAATTACTTTTGCCGGTATACCCCAGCAAGATTTAAGTAATCAAATTTTAGCGGTTGAGTTTGAAGTCAGAACAGGTAATGCTTTTCATCTTGCCAGCAGTGGTGAAACAACAATTTCTCTGAGGGTAAATGAAGGCGGTTCAAAACAAAAATTAAATACGCCGGCTTTTACACCCCAAATAAATGTTGGAGGAAATTTTGATAATAATGACACGTTTACTCATCAGAACGGGAGAATCGTTTTTGATGCGATAGATACTGATAACACTATAGAAACAGGAGTAAGCAGTTTGTATGATGTCGTATTCCAAGGTGACGGCGGAGACGGTACATGGGCAATTCAAACTGATGATATGAATGTTGCCAATACTCTGGATGTTGATGCCGGTGATGCGGTGAATATTAATTCCGGTAGAGTTTTATCTTTAGCAAAAACTTCGGGTTCAGTTCTGACTCTGGATGGAATAATTGGCGGGTTAGGCAGATTGGATTATAAAACCTCCACTGTTTTCCCGACAACCGGAACGATCTCATCAATTTTGCGTTTGGACACGACCAGCAATGATCAAACAATGCCGGTTCGAACTTATGGTGGTAATGTGGAAATATATAATAATTCCGCCACAAATGCCCGTACCGTGACTCCTGCTGCCGGAACACATACTGTTGCTGGTGATTTAATTATCCAGGCTGCCAATACTCAGAATATTTCTTTTGCCGGAGCAACAAACGATCCGACAATGAATATTTCCGGTGATCTGGATTTTGCCGTATCGGGTGGTGGAGTGCAGACTGTCACGACCGGAAGTAATCCTTGGACTGTTTCTGGCAATGTCGATTTAACCGGCGGAACCTTCACTACCGAGACTGGTAATATACTTGTCATGAACGGAACGGATAAAACTTTGACCAGCGATGCAGAAAACCTCGAAAATTTTACGGTCAGCGGAGGAGCGGTATCATTAGCGGATCCGTTAACGGTCAATGAATCAGTCGGCATATCGGCAGGATCTTTTTCATCAGGTGGAAATGACTTAATAGTCAAAGGCGATTGGTTAAACAGCGGTGGAGCATTTAACCACGGCAGTGCCGGAGTTACATTCAGTTCGACGGATGCCGGTGAAATTATTGAGGCCGGCCTGTCCCCGTTCTACGATGTTGAATTTAATCATGCCGGCGGCGGTTGGACTATCCAGACAGACAACATGACGGTTGCCAATGATTTGAATTTAACCAGTGCTTCATCATTTGTGGTGGAAAGCGGACGGACGGTTGAAGTTCAAGGCAATTTTATCAATTCCGTGGGCGGAGTCAGTACTACCTGGACCGGTTCAACATTATACTTAAACGATGCCAGTGAACTGGATATGATTAACACCAAAACCGCTGGCGCTGATACATACGGCACATTGCGGATCGGTGGAAGTGACGGAATTGGAATGTGGAATTCTACCGCCGACGCGATCACTGTAGACAGCGGTGGATGTTTAGAATCATTTGATCATAATACAACAGACGGGCAATTAAATATCTACGGCTCATGCAATACCCGGTCGAATGAATATTGGGCATACGCTACAGATTTCGACGGTACTGACTTATCTGGAGGAGATGAAAGGCAGACGAATATAAGATTCAGTCCGAGCGCATCATTTGCGGTTGATCAAGCTGATTCCTTGCTGATTCAAGGCCAGTCAGCGGGCAGTAATAGAACGCAGATTTCCAGATTAAGTACCGGTAATTTCGGCATGAATGTCGCTGGCACGATCAGCGCCAGATATTATGATTTTGACTATCTAAATGATTCCGGTTTAAATATTTCATCAACCGCTACGGTATCAGAACTGTCGGACGGCACCTTTGATAATATTGGAGCGGGCTCCAATCCTAGTTATATTTCTCTGCTGGGATTAACATCTAATGATTCATATAGTAATGTGGTTTTTGATTCGGCATCAGATGGCGCGGATGCCAATGCTGTTTACAATGTCAATGCGAACGGCCCGGGAATTAATTGGACATTTGCCCAGGCCAGCGGCAACAAAAGCGGAGAAAATTTTGACAGGGAAATAAACGGCGCACAGATAGCATGGACCATTTATTTTTCAGTAATTAATGACGGATTGGTCAGTGACAGCAATGTGACAAATGATGCAACCCAGCTTTCCGCAAACTGGTCTACAGCAACAGATGACGGGATTGATCATTTTGCTTATGCCATAGGAACTACCTCGGGCGGTAATGAAGTTGTTGACTATACCGATGTTGGTTCCAGTAAAAATTTTACCCGAACCGGGCTAGCGCTTTTGAATGGTGTAACTTATTACACAACAGTTAGAGCATATAATTCTGATAATGAAGTATTGGAGTCAATCACAAGTAATGGGATTACTGTCGATACAGCTGAGCCGACATTTTCCAATATAGTAATCACACCTGCTGAAAATTCATTTACTGTTTCCTGGACGAGCAATGAACCGACTACCAGCATCATTCATTGGGGTCTGACAGATGCGTATGGAAATATTACAGTTGGTGATTCAGTAAGAACGACACAGCATGAAGTGACTGTGACTGGACTTGCTGGTAATACCACCTACCATTTCATGCTTACCGGAACGGATACAGCAGGGAATACGGGAGAGTCGGCCGACAATCTGGTTACAACCAGTGCATTAGAGAATACCATTATTACGAATGTACAAGTTTCGAATATCACGACAACTTCAGTGCTAATCTCCTGGACCACTAACCATGATGCTGATTCAAAAGTCCGGTACGGCATAAGCACTGAATATGGTGGTGAAGTTTATGATGCTGATCTGGTTACAATGCATGAATTATTAATCTCGGACCTTGTACCGGATACAAGATATCATTATGAGGTATTGAGTACCGGCAATACGATAGCAATTGATGCGGATGCGACGTTCTCAACACTGGCGGAAGGAGAAGAAAACACATTACCTGCTATTCCGACAATTATTGCTCCGGAAAGTGAAACAATTGTAAATACCACGAGACCATTAATTACCGGTTTGGCTGAATCCGATAACGATATATTTATTTTAGTTGACCGTGAACTGGTCGCGGTGGTAAAAGCCACTAACGATTCCAGTGGTACCGGCAATTTCTATTATTATCTTAAGGAGCCCCTGCTTTTTGGCAAACATAGTATTGTGGTTAGGGCGCGGGATGCAGACGGGCAGGTCAGTCCTGAATCCGGTCCAAGAGTGTTCTCAGTGAATCCGCCATATCCAACACCAATCGTATACGCTCCAACTTTATATGATGGTGATAATTATAGAGTTACAATTCCTGGATTAGCAATTAATGACAGTCAGATTCGGGTATATTTGAATGGAGTAATTGTTAATACATTTATGGTTGAAAATAATATTTCAGGGACAGCGAATTTTAATGCATTAGTTAGCGGACTAACGTTCGGTGTGAATGTTATTGAAATTGATGCTGTTGGCTTAGACGGAAAAGTAAGCGAAAAAACAGATCCGTTGACGGTAACGATCAATCAGTCTGAACAGAATGTTACTGAATATGTGCTCGAAGGAGAAACAGTGCAGACCGAATTATTTTATGAAGTGTCCGAAGGAGATTCGCTGTGGAAACTGGCAGAACAGTTTTATGGTGATGGAAATATGTGGAATCATATAAGTTTTGCTAACCAAGAGGTTTATTCTTCACTAAAAGACAATCCTGGCATAATTATGCCCCGTTGGAGGTTGAAAATTCCAGCACTAGTGTTAAACTAAGACAACAGATACTTTATTCTTGAACATTTTAAATCCCCTAATGTTTAATTTAGTTAAAGGAACAAATAAAACCAAATTTTATTCTAAAGCTCTAATTGCCCGCAATCCGGCCATTGTTTACCACAAGGCGGTAAATCAAAACCAGAGCGGCGCACCAATTACATCTTACTCACAATTCAGAAGGAATGTGAGAATTGCCCAGTCCGTAATTGCTTTAGTAATGTTTTTTGGCGGTATCATTTTCAGCCTGCCAAAGCTTTATCCAGCTCTTGCGGCGTCCAGTATTAATCTTTCCGGCATAGCATATCAGGAAAACAGGACAACTCCGATTGATGGCACGGCAGACAATAAAACAATACAGGTGGCGGTTAATGGTGTTATTCAGACTAGCGACACAATAACAGATAATACTGGTTCCTGGGGAATTACCGGGCTTTCAGTGAACAGTGGTGATATCATCACTGTGTTTTTGGATGAAGAAACTGAAGAAGCAAACATGGTTTTTGAATCCAACGAGACAACTCAGACGAATATTGATCTCTATCGTAATCATGTAATTGTCCGTTCTGACACAGCCACAATTACCAATACAGAAATTATCACCGGTATTAATGCTGACAGCGATGTTAAATTTTCTTCGCCAATTGCTACTGATATTGAAATTGTTGCCGGTTTTCATCTGTATGTCTGGGGCGGTGATACTTTTTCTATGGATGATAGTGTCTCAGTTGGCTCCGGTGTGATTATCGCAGCCAGCGCGACACTTACCGCCAATGGCAACCCGATTTCTGTTCCAGGAAACTGGACTAATGCCGGAACATTCACGCCGGGTGGAAATACAGTAACGTTTAATAGCGGAGTAGCTGGGCAGTCACTGACTACTGGTAGTTCTATCAACAACGGCAGCGGCGCGCCGTATTCTGAAACTGCCGGTAAAAAGTTTTATAATGTTACTATTGCCACAACTGGTGGTGGGACAGTGACTCTGGCGGCGAGTTCGGACTTATCAGTTGGCGGTGATTTAGTTTTTACCAGTGGGAGACTCGATATCGGCTCTAATGATAACAAAATTTTAATAGCCGGGGACTGGGATGCCTCTACTGTAACCGAGTCAGCTTTTGAAGCACGTGAAAGTACATGGAATGATTTTCCCCAAGTTCATTTTGTCGGTAGCAGTACCCAGATGGTAAAAATCGCCAGCGGTGAAAAGCTTCAGCTAGATTCACTTGAGATTGGCGATGTTAACGGCATCGAATCTTCGGTTGTTCTTTCTACTGGTGGAAGCGCGGCGACCCTTGCCTATGATTTATATTTGGTTGTACTAGCTGGCACATTCGACACACAGGACGGTGTGAATGCAAGCGTAAATATCAGCGGAAATGGAAGCGACTCGGAACTTTATGTTGGTGATGAATTTGGTGAAGACAGCGCTACTTATAAACGATTCTATGCAAATAGTTCAACAATAAACAATATTAAAGCACTTTTTGTAACGGATGGTCGGGTCGGCGGAGATGATGCGACTTTTTATGCGGAGGACTCGACGATCACTCTTTTGGATTCCATCAACGTAGGTGACAGCAGTGTACTAGCGCATGCGGTTAATGTTTTTGATGCTTCAGCTACTAGCGCTAATACTATATCCATAGATCGAATTGATGTAGGGGTTGGTACATTTATT
The Patescibacteria group bacterium DNA segment above includes these coding regions:
- a CDS encoding fibronectin type III domain-containing protein, producing MDDLLKNQNPIKKTFIYIKALFCKNLALEYHKVTPQTDRGVYTRPYTNFKQLIWTIRFFGFILIFSAILILNLADSNVSTAASSINISGHAYQDFGKTPIDGSVTAKTVQLKVEGAGAYTDEITTADGAWSISAVNVNSGDIVTVFLDDESEEATTAFITDETSQVNVNLYSNYVILRSDTGTITNSDLLTGDNGDDDIKYIVSGADISFDPGFNLYIWTGDIYTPGGLVTTQGGGDFRIGDGATVNMNNNAVAVSGSWKNEGTYNPGSNTTTLNASAGTEAIDNSEADSVAGADFNDLIINDSGSGAAYVPGGNVDVANNITIDGGTLNMSGPQVWYFTDDTDGAAANSRRMKSEDPAGVASDIATCSDSEVDHNKQFCVFYPTGTSGFIGASQPATFQSRAYMLNNGMPINGSIAAGSWSVNLTRVYHQGYYQYDTIGISARLWKVNSDLSSPTAISNWTIVATGNTEGATDNTITFAGIPQQDLSNQILAVEFEVRTGNAFHLASSGETTISLRVNEGGSKQKLNTPAFTPQINVGGNFDNNDTFTHQNGRIVFDAIDTDNTIETGVSSLYDVVFQGDGGDGTWAIQTDDMNVANTLDVDAGDAVNINSGRVLSLAKTSGSVLTLDGIIGGLGRLDYKTSTVFPTTGTISSILRLDTTSNDQTMPVRTYGGNVEIYNNSATNARTVTPAAGTHTVAGDLIIQAANTQNISFAGATNDPTMNISGDLDFAVSGGGVQTVTTGSNPWTVSGNVDLTGGTFTTETGNILVMNGTDKTLTSDAENLENFTVSGGAVSLADPLTVNESVGISAGSFSSGGNDLIVKGDWLNSGGAFNHGSAGVTFSSTDAGEIIEAGLSPFYDVEFNHAGGGWTIQTDNMTVANDLNLTSASSFVVESGRTVEVQGNFINSVGGVSTTWTGSTLYLNDASELDMINTKTAGADTYGTLRIGGSDGIGMWNSTADAITVDSGGCLESFDHNTTDGQLNIYGSCNTRSNEYWAYATDFDGTDLSGGDERQTNIRFSPSASFAVDQADSLLIQGQSAGSNRTQISRLSTGNFGMNVAGTISARYYDFDYLNDSGLNISSTATVSELSDGTFDNIGAGSNPSYISLLGLTSNDSYSNVVFDSASDGADANAVYNVNANGPGINWTFAQASGNKSGENFDREINGAQIAWTIYFSVINDGLVSDSNVTNDATQLSANWSTATDDGIDHFAYAIGTTSGGNEVVDYTDVGSSKNFTRTGLALLNGVTYYTTVRAYNSDNEVLESITSNGITVDTAEPTFSNIVITPAENSFTVSWTSNEPTTSIIHWGLTDAYGNITVGDSVRTTQHEVTVTGLAGNTTYHFMLTGTDTAGNTGESADNLVTTSALENTIITNVQVSNITTTSVLISWTTNHDADSKVRYGISTEYGGEVYDADLVTMHELLISDLVPDTRYHYEVLSTGNTIAIDADATFSTLAEGEENTLPAIPTIIAPESETIVNTTRPLITGLAESDNDIFILVDRELVAVVKATNDSSGTGNFYYYLKEPLLFGKHSIVVRARDADGQVSPESGPRVFSVNPPYPTPIVYAPTLYDGDNYRVTIPGLAINDSQIRVYLNGVIVNTFMVENNISGTANFNALVSGLTFGVNVIEIDAVGLDGKVSEKTDPLTVTINQSEQNVTEYVLEGETVQTELFYEVSEGDSLWKLAEQFYGDGNMWNHISFANQEVYSSLKDNPGIIMPRWRLKIPALVLN
- a CDS encoding patatin-like phospholipase family protein, whose product is MAKIGLSLSGGGLLGLAHIGVLKVIDRLGIQISAIAGCSMGSIIGTAYAAGRTPEEMEQFILSLRLHRLVDFSFSKLGIKKMSKFEKALIDFVGVTDFSDLQIPLYINATNITEGKERIFYSGNIMNAIHASTAYPGVFAPLKIKNNYYIDGGVINNQPFPILPKKIKKFITVNITPKKNLQTHERSSILTVLDISIRIMQEEIADLRLKEYKQKNYTIIKPHIDNARIISPEKTIRYIINSGELAAQNHIPELKRKFKIK